A region of Polyodon spathula isolate WHYD16114869_AA chromosome 4, ASM1765450v1, whole genome shotgun sequence DNA encodes the following proteins:
- the LOC121314397 gene encoding anion exchange protein 2-like isoform X2: MDFLLNSEPDQETLSPRSTRPAQEEDDLNKTLGVERFEEILHESHSRSGGDDLRRNYNEEDFEYHRHSSHHIHHPLSTHLLSDGRKKKHSKKGSGGGKKKPRAATSPGDSAPTIEEGEEGEDEEIADPCRPQEEAFAAPTTSQDVQFFVSDDEAVDSDSAPLKGGSRTPPGKLEIVPASDLDADEKTKKAADTAENDATAERAGGRSSSPGTSTHPTGDSGTPSRPHSKSQPALRNYSLRERRRIGSMTAVEDAMYQKIPTDESEAQTLGTADLDGMKSHRFEDVPGFRRHLVRRSTKSQVIHISKDHKEPTARAKKNDRTPHEVFVELNELILDKNQEMQWRETARWIKFEEDVEEETDRWGKPHVASLSFRSLLELRKTIAQGAVLLDLDQKSLPGIAHQVVEQMIISDQIKAEDRANVLRALLLKHSHPSDEKEFSFSRNISTASLGSLLPQHHSINHNTQAAEPSVNDPLMGGGSPKAEHDTRIHIDKLEKDGAPSLGIHKSKSKHELKLLEKIPENAEATVVLVGSVDFLEQPTMAFVRLHEAVELESVLEVPVPVRFLFVLLGPSSTNIDYHEIGRSISTLMSDKHFHKAAYLADDRQDLLNAINEFLDCSIVIPPSEVGGEELLSSLARFQKEMLKKREEQQDIKLLAKEPKTPEDKGALKIIQAVVGDDDDPLQRTGRPFGGLIRDARRRYPKYLSDFKDALNPQCMAAIIFIYFAALSPAITFGGLLGEKTEGLMGVSELIISTALHGVVFCLLAAQPLLVVGFSGPLLVFEEAFYSFCKANGMEYLTGRVWIGFWLILIVLIMVAFEGSFLVRYVSRFTQEIFAFLISLIFIYETFSKLVKIFQLHPLQPCSLNNRTSSNWTQPLMSKVSLEAGNSSTSTARKAIVMGKPNTALLSLVLMAGTFFIAFYLRKFKNSAFFPGRIRRLIGDFGVPIAILIMVLVNYSITDTYIQKLSVPSGFSVTSPDLRGWVINPFGDKKEFPIWMMVASILPAILVFILIFMETQITSLIVTKKERMLVKGSGFHLDLLIIVVLGGVCALFGLPWMAAATVRSVTHANALTVMSKAVAPGDKPKIQEVKEQRVTGLLVAIFVGLSIVIGDLLRQIPLAVLFGIFLYMGVTSLNGIQLYERMMLLLMPPKYHPDKTYVRKVRTLRMHLFTGLQLVCLAVLWAVMSTVASLAFPFVLIMTVPLKMLVLTRIFTEREMKSLDGDDAEPTSFDKEGQDEYDEMPMPV, encoded by the exons ATGGACTTCCTCTTGAACTCTGAG CCTGACCAGGAAACCTTGTCCCCACGGAGCACAAGGCCAGCACAGGAGGAAGATGATCTGAACAAGACGCTGGGGGTGGAGCGATTTGAGGAGATCCTGCACGAGTCCCACTCTCGCAGCGGGGGTGATGACCTCCGACGCAACTACAACGAAGAGGACTTTGAAT ATCATCGGCACTCCTCGCACCACATCCACCACCCTCTGTCCACACATCTGCTCTCTGATGGGCGCAAAAAGAAACACTCCAAGAAGGGCAGTGGGGGGGGCAAGAAGAAGCCGAGGGCCGCCACCTCCCCAGGGGACAGTGCTCCCACCATTGAGGAAGGGGAAGAGGGGGAGGATGAGGAGATTGCGGATCCCTGCAGACCCCAGGAGGAAGCCTTCGCTGCCCCTACCACCTCCCAGGACGTGCAG ttCTTTGTTTCGGATGACGAGGCTGTGGACTCGGACTCTGCACCCTTGAAGGGAGGCAGCAGGACGCCACCCGGGAAGCTGGAGATTGTGCCGGCCTCTGACCTTGACGCCGACGAGAAGACCAAGAAAGCTGCTGACACAGC GGAGAATGATGCTACAGCAGAAAGAGCAGGAGGCAGAAGCAGCAGCCCCGGAACATCCACGCATCCCACAGGGGACAGCGGCACACCCAGCCGCCCCCACTCCAAAAGCCAGCCAGCCCTCCGCAATTACAGCCTGCGAGAGCGCCGGCGCATCGGCAGCATGACCGCCGTGGAGGACGCCATGTACCAGAAGATCCCCACGGACGAGAGCGAGGCTCAGACCCTGGGGACTGCCGACCTCGACGGCATGAAGA GTCACCGCTTTGAGGATGTCCCAGGCTTCCGAAGGCACCTGGTTAGGAGGAGCACTAAAAGTCAGGTTATCCACATCAGCAAGGACCACAAGGAGCCCACAGCCCGGGCCAAGAAGAACGACCGCACCCCACACGAG GTGTTTGTGGAGCTGAATGAGCTCATCCTGGATAAGAACCAGGAGATGCAGTGGCGGGAGACGGCGCGCTGGATCAAGTTTGAGGAGGATGTGGAGGAGGAGACGGACCGCTGGGGCAAACCCCACGTGGCCTCGCTTAGCTTCCGCAGCCTGCTGGAGCTCCGCAAGACCATTGCACAAG GTGCGGTCTTACTGGATCTGGATCAGAAGTCCCTCCCCGGTATTGCTCACCAGGTGGTGGAGCAGATGATCATCTCGGACCAGATCAAAGCTGAGGACAGAGCCAATGTCCTGAGGGCCCTGCTATTAAAGCACAG CCACCCAAGCGATGAGAAGGAGTTCAGCTTCTCCAGGAACATCTCCACAGCCAGCCTGGGCTCCCTGCTGCCGCAGCACCACAGCATCAACCACAATACGCAGGCCGCCGAGCCCTCCGTCAACGACCCACTCATGGGGGGCGGTAGCCCCAAGGCCGAGCATGATACCCGCATCCATATTGACAAACTGGAG AAGGATGGTGCTCCGTCTCTTGGGATACACAAGTCCAAGTCCAAGCATGAGCTGAAACTGCTGGAGAAGATCCCGGAGAATGCGGAAGCCACTGTTGTACTCGTTG GCAGCGTAGACTTCCTGGAACAGCCCACCATGGCATTTGTCCGACTGCATGAAGCGGTGGAGCTGGAGTCTGTGCTGGAGGTGCCTGTCCCAGTCAGGTTCCTGTTCGTCCTGCTTGGGCCCAGCAGCACTAACATCGACTATCACGAGATTGGCCGCTCCATTTCTACACTCATGTCTGACAAA CACTTCCACAAAGCAGCGTACCTGGCTGACGACCGGCAGGACCTCCTGAATGCCATCAACGAGTTCCTGGACTGCAGCATCGTGATCCCACCTTCTGAGGTGGGGGGAGAGGAGCTGCTGAGCTCCTTGGCGCGCTTCCAGAAGGAGATGCTGAAGAagagggaggagcagcaggataTCAAGCTTCTTGCCAAGGAGCCCAAGACCCCTGAGGATAAAG GGGCCCTAAAGATCATCCAAGCGGTCGTGGGGGATGATGACGACCCACTGCAGCGGACCGGCCGACCCTTCGGGGGGCTGATCCGCGACGCCCGTAGGAGGTACCCCAAGTACCTGAGCGACTTCAAGGATGCCCTCAACCCTCAGTGCATGGCTGCCATCATCTTCATCTACTTCGCTGCCCTCTCCCCTGCCATCACTTTTGGAGGCTTGCTGG GTGAGAAGACGGAGGGTCTGATGGGTGTGTCAGAGCTCATCATCTCCACAGCGCTCCACGGCGTGGTGTTCTGCCTGCTCGCTGCCCAGCCCCTGCTCGTGGTTGGTTTCTCTGGGCCCCTGCTAGTCTTTGAAGAAGCTTTTTATTCT TTCTGCAAGGCCAATGGCATGGAGTACCTGACGGGTCGGGTATGGATCGGGTTCTGGCTCATCCTCATCGTGCTCATCATGGTGGCGTTCGAGGGCAGTTTCCTGGTGCGCTATGTCTCGCGCTTCACCCAGGAGATCTTTGCCTTCCTCATTTCTCTCATCTTCATCTACGAGACCTTCTCCAAGCTGGTCAAG atattccaactgcaccccctgcaaccCTGCTCTCTGAACAACAGGACATCGAGTAACTGGACACAGCCTCTGATGAGCAAAGTGTCCCTGGAGGCGGggaacagcagcacctccacggCAAGGAAGGCGATTGTGATGGGAAAGCCCAACACAGCCCTGCTCTCGCTAGTCCTCATGGCCGGGACCTTCTTCATCGCTTTCTACCTGCGCAAGTTCAAGAACAGCGCCTTCTTCCCTGGCAGG ATTCGAAGGTTAATTGGAGACTTTGGGGTGCCCATCGCCATTCTCATCATGGTGCTGGTGAACTACAGCATTACTGACACATATATACAG AAATTGAGCGTGCCCAGTGGATTCTCGGTGACCAGCCCAGACTTGCGAGGTTGGGTGATTAACCCCTTCGGTGACAAAAAGGAATTCCCCATCTGGATGATGGTGGCCAGCATCCTCCCAGCCATCCTGGTCTTCATCCTCATTTTCATGGAGACTCAGATCACATC GCTCATCGTCACTAAGAAGGAGCGGATGCTAGTGAAGGGATCCGGGTTCCACCTGGACTTGCTCATCATCGTAGTCCTGGGGGGGGTTTGCGCCCTGTTTGGACTTCCCTGGATGGCCGCAGCCACTGTCCGTTCTGTCACACATGCCAATGCACTGACTGTCATGAGCAAGGCTGTAGCACCCGGGGACAAACCCAAGATCCAGGAAGTCAAAGAGCAGAGAGTGACTGGGCTGCTGGTGGCTATCTTCGTAG GTTTGTCCATTGTGATCGGTGATCTCCTGCGGCAGATCCCCCTGGCTGTCCTCTTCGGGATCTTCCTCTACATGGGGGTGACATCTCTCAACGGCATCCAGCTGTACGAGCGCATGATGCTGCTGCTCATGCCCCCCAAATACCATCCTGACAAGACCTACGTCAGAAAG GTGCGCACTCTGCGGATGCAtctgttcacagggctgcagctGGTGTGCCTGGCAGTACTCTGGGCAGTCATGTCCACAGTGGCCTCCTTGGCATTCCCCTTTGTTCTCATCATGACCGTCCCCCTCAAAATGCTCGTGCTGACCCGCATCTTCACCGAGCGCGAGATGAAATCT TTGGACGGAGATGATGCAGAGCCCACATCTTTTGATAAGGAGGGTCAAGATGAGTATGATGAGATGCCCATGCCTGTGTAA
- the LOC121314397 gene encoding anion exchange protein 2-like isoform X1, giving the protein MSNQEAQDALASAAHAPDQETLSPRSTRPAQEEDDLNKTLGVERFEEILHESHSRSGGDDLRRNYNEEDFEYHRHSSHHIHHPLSTHLLSDGRKKKHSKKGSGGGKKKPRAATSPGDSAPTIEEGEEGEDEEIADPCRPQEEAFAAPTTSQDVQFFVSDDEAVDSDSAPLKGGSRTPPGKLEIVPASDLDADEKTKKAADTAENDATAERAGGRSSSPGTSTHPTGDSGTPSRPHSKSQPALRNYSLRERRRIGSMTAVEDAMYQKIPTDESEAQTLGTADLDGMKSHRFEDVPGFRRHLVRRSTKSQVIHISKDHKEPTARAKKNDRTPHEVFVELNELILDKNQEMQWRETARWIKFEEDVEEETDRWGKPHVASLSFRSLLELRKTIAQGAVLLDLDQKSLPGIAHQVVEQMIISDQIKAEDRANVLRALLLKHSHPSDEKEFSFSRNISTASLGSLLPQHHSINHNTQAAEPSVNDPLMGGGSPKAEHDTRIHIDKLEKDGAPSLGIHKSKSKHELKLLEKIPENAEATVVLVGSVDFLEQPTMAFVRLHEAVELESVLEVPVPVRFLFVLLGPSSTNIDYHEIGRSISTLMSDKHFHKAAYLADDRQDLLNAINEFLDCSIVIPPSEVGGEELLSSLARFQKEMLKKREEQQDIKLLAKEPKTPEDKGALKIIQAVVGDDDDPLQRTGRPFGGLIRDARRRYPKYLSDFKDALNPQCMAAIIFIYFAALSPAITFGGLLGEKTEGLMGVSELIISTALHGVVFCLLAAQPLLVVGFSGPLLVFEEAFYSFCKANGMEYLTGRVWIGFWLILIVLIMVAFEGSFLVRYVSRFTQEIFAFLISLIFIYETFSKLVKIFQLHPLQPCSLNNRTSSNWTQPLMSKVSLEAGNSSTSTARKAIVMGKPNTALLSLVLMAGTFFIAFYLRKFKNSAFFPGRIRRLIGDFGVPIAILIMVLVNYSITDTYIQKLSVPSGFSVTSPDLRGWVINPFGDKKEFPIWMMVASILPAILVFILIFMETQITSLIVTKKERMLVKGSGFHLDLLIIVVLGGVCALFGLPWMAAATVRSVTHANALTVMSKAVAPGDKPKIQEVKEQRVTGLLVAIFVGLSIVIGDLLRQIPLAVLFGIFLYMGVTSLNGIQLYERMMLLLMPPKYHPDKTYVRKVRTLRMHLFTGLQLVCLAVLWAVMSTVASLAFPFVLIMTVPLKMLVLTRIFTEREMKSLDGDDAEPTSFDKEGQDEYDEMPMPV; this is encoded by the exons CCTGACCAGGAAACCTTGTCCCCACGGAGCACAAGGCCAGCACAGGAGGAAGATGATCTGAACAAGACGCTGGGGGTGGAGCGATTTGAGGAGATCCTGCACGAGTCCCACTCTCGCAGCGGGGGTGATGACCTCCGACGCAACTACAACGAAGAGGACTTTGAAT ATCATCGGCACTCCTCGCACCACATCCACCACCCTCTGTCCACACATCTGCTCTCTGATGGGCGCAAAAAGAAACACTCCAAGAAGGGCAGTGGGGGGGGCAAGAAGAAGCCGAGGGCCGCCACCTCCCCAGGGGACAGTGCTCCCACCATTGAGGAAGGGGAAGAGGGGGAGGATGAGGAGATTGCGGATCCCTGCAGACCCCAGGAGGAAGCCTTCGCTGCCCCTACCACCTCCCAGGACGTGCAG ttCTTTGTTTCGGATGACGAGGCTGTGGACTCGGACTCTGCACCCTTGAAGGGAGGCAGCAGGACGCCACCCGGGAAGCTGGAGATTGTGCCGGCCTCTGACCTTGACGCCGACGAGAAGACCAAGAAAGCTGCTGACACAGC GGAGAATGATGCTACAGCAGAAAGAGCAGGAGGCAGAAGCAGCAGCCCCGGAACATCCACGCATCCCACAGGGGACAGCGGCACACCCAGCCGCCCCCACTCCAAAAGCCAGCCAGCCCTCCGCAATTACAGCCTGCGAGAGCGCCGGCGCATCGGCAGCATGACCGCCGTGGAGGACGCCATGTACCAGAAGATCCCCACGGACGAGAGCGAGGCTCAGACCCTGGGGACTGCCGACCTCGACGGCATGAAGA GTCACCGCTTTGAGGATGTCCCAGGCTTCCGAAGGCACCTGGTTAGGAGGAGCACTAAAAGTCAGGTTATCCACATCAGCAAGGACCACAAGGAGCCCACAGCCCGGGCCAAGAAGAACGACCGCACCCCACACGAG GTGTTTGTGGAGCTGAATGAGCTCATCCTGGATAAGAACCAGGAGATGCAGTGGCGGGAGACGGCGCGCTGGATCAAGTTTGAGGAGGATGTGGAGGAGGAGACGGACCGCTGGGGCAAACCCCACGTGGCCTCGCTTAGCTTCCGCAGCCTGCTGGAGCTCCGCAAGACCATTGCACAAG GTGCGGTCTTACTGGATCTGGATCAGAAGTCCCTCCCCGGTATTGCTCACCAGGTGGTGGAGCAGATGATCATCTCGGACCAGATCAAAGCTGAGGACAGAGCCAATGTCCTGAGGGCCCTGCTATTAAAGCACAG CCACCCAAGCGATGAGAAGGAGTTCAGCTTCTCCAGGAACATCTCCACAGCCAGCCTGGGCTCCCTGCTGCCGCAGCACCACAGCATCAACCACAATACGCAGGCCGCCGAGCCCTCCGTCAACGACCCACTCATGGGGGGCGGTAGCCCCAAGGCCGAGCATGATACCCGCATCCATATTGACAAACTGGAG AAGGATGGTGCTCCGTCTCTTGGGATACACAAGTCCAAGTCCAAGCATGAGCTGAAACTGCTGGAGAAGATCCCGGAGAATGCGGAAGCCACTGTTGTACTCGTTG GCAGCGTAGACTTCCTGGAACAGCCCACCATGGCATTTGTCCGACTGCATGAAGCGGTGGAGCTGGAGTCTGTGCTGGAGGTGCCTGTCCCAGTCAGGTTCCTGTTCGTCCTGCTTGGGCCCAGCAGCACTAACATCGACTATCACGAGATTGGCCGCTCCATTTCTACACTCATGTCTGACAAA CACTTCCACAAAGCAGCGTACCTGGCTGACGACCGGCAGGACCTCCTGAATGCCATCAACGAGTTCCTGGACTGCAGCATCGTGATCCCACCTTCTGAGGTGGGGGGAGAGGAGCTGCTGAGCTCCTTGGCGCGCTTCCAGAAGGAGATGCTGAAGAagagggaggagcagcaggataTCAAGCTTCTTGCCAAGGAGCCCAAGACCCCTGAGGATAAAG GGGCCCTAAAGATCATCCAAGCGGTCGTGGGGGATGATGACGACCCACTGCAGCGGACCGGCCGACCCTTCGGGGGGCTGATCCGCGACGCCCGTAGGAGGTACCCCAAGTACCTGAGCGACTTCAAGGATGCCCTCAACCCTCAGTGCATGGCTGCCATCATCTTCATCTACTTCGCTGCCCTCTCCCCTGCCATCACTTTTGGAGGCTTGCTGG GTGAGAAGACGGAGGGTCTGATGGGTGTGTCAGAGCTCATCATCTCCACAGCGCTCCACGGCGTGGTGTTCTGCCTGCTCGCTGCCCAGCCCCTGCTCGTGGTTGGTTTCTCTGGGCCCCTGCTAGTCTTTGAAGAAGCTTTTTATTCT TTCTGCAAGGCCAATGGCATGGAGTACCTGACGGGTCGGGTATGGATCGGGTTCTGGCTCATCCTCATCGTGCTCATCATGGTGGCGTTCGAGGGCAGTTTCCTGGTGCGCTATGTCTCGCGCTTCACCCAGGAGATCTTTGCCTTCCTCATTTCTCTCATCTTCATCTACGAGACCTTCTCCAAGCTGGTCAAG atattccaactgcaccccctgcaaccCTGCTCTCTGAACAACAGGACATCGAGTAACTGGACACAGCCTCTGATGAGCAAAGTGTCCCTGGAGGCGGggaacagcagcacctccacggCAAGGAAGGCGATTGTGATGGGAAAGCCCAACACAGCCCTGCTCTCGCTAGTCCTCATGGCCGGGACCTTCTTCATCGCTTTCTACCTGCGCAAGTTCAAGAACAGCGCCTTCTTCCCTGGCAGG ATTCGAAGGTTAATTGGAGACTTTGGGGTGCCCATCGCCATTCTCATCATGGTGCTGGTGAACTACAGCATTACTGACACATATATACAG AAATTGAGCGTGCCCAGTGGATTCTCGGTGACCAGCCCAGACTTGCGAGGTTGGGTGATTAACCCCTTCGGTGACAAAAAGGAATTCCCCATCTGGATGATGGTGGCCAGCATCCTCCCAGCCATCCTGGTCTTCATCCTCATTTTCATGGAGACTCAGATCACATC GCTCATCGTCACTAAGAAGGAGCGGATGCTAGTGAAGGGATCCGGGTTCCACCTGGACTTGCTCATCATCGTAGTCCTGGGGGGGGTTTGCGCCCTGTTTGGACTTCCCTGGATGGCCGCAGCCACTGTCCGTTCTGTCACACATGCCAATGCACTGACTGTCATGAGCAAGGCTGTAGCACCCGGGGACAAACCCAAGATCCAGGAAGTCAAAGAGCAGAGAGTGACTGGGCTGCTGGTGGCTATCTTCGTAG GTTTGTCCATTGTGATCGGTGATCTCCTGCGGCAGATCCCCCTGGCTGTCCTCTTCGGGATCTTCCTCTACATGGGGGTGACATCTCTCAACGGCATCCAGCTGTACGAGCGCATGATGCTGCTGCTCATGCCCCCCAAATACCATCCTGACAAGACCTACGTCAGAAAG GTGCGCACTCTGCGGATGCAtctgttcacagggctgcagctGGTGTGCCTGGCAGTACTCTGGGCAGTCATGTCCACAGTGGCCTCCTTGGCATTCCCCTTTGTTCTCATCATGACCGTCCCCCTCAAAATGCTCGTGCTGACCCGCATCTTCACCGAGCGCGAGATGAAATCT TTGGACGGAGATGATGCAGAGCCCACATCTTTTGATAAGGAGGGTCAAGATGAGTATGATGAGATGCCCATGCCTGTGTAA